In a genomic window of Zonotrichia albicollis isolate bZonAlb1 chromosome 7, bZonAlb1.hap1, whole genome shotgun sequence:
- the LBX1 gene encoding transcription factor LBX1: MTSKEEPKPSSGEERRRSPLDHLPPPANSNKPLTPFSIEDILNKPSVRRSYTLCGTAHLLSAAEKHPPAGLPLSGRALLSQTSPLCALEELASKTFKGLEVSVLQAAEGRDGMTIFGQRQTPKKRRKSRTAFTNHQIYELEKRFLYQKYLSPADRDQIAQQLGLTNAQVITWFQNRRAKLKRDLEEMKADVESAKKLGPNPAVDIVALAELEPSAEGRGKARPGSPPPPPAAAREPGAPQPPRPASPPTERPRSRRDSEEEEEEEEEDVEIDVDD, translated from the exons ATGACTTCCAAAGAAGAACCCAAGCCCTCTTCGGGGGAAGAACGGCGGCGGAGCCCCTTGGATCACCTCCCACCGCCGGCCAACTCCAACAAGCCCCTCACCCCCTTCAGCATCGAGGACATCCTCAACAAGCCCTCGGTGCGGAGGAGTTACACCCTCTGCGGAACGGCCCACCTCCTCTCCGCCGCCGAGAAGCACCCCCCGGCCGGGCTGCCCCTCTCCGGCCGGGCGCTGCTCTCCCAGACCTCGCCCCTCTGCGCCCTGGAAGAGCTGGCCAGCAAGACCTTCAAGGGGCTGGAAGTCAGCGTGCTGCAGGCGGCCGAAG GCCGGGACGGGATGACCATCTTCGGGCAGCGGCAAACGCCGAAGAAGCGTCGGAAGTCGCGGACGGCCTTCACCAACCACCAGATCTACGAGCTGGAGAAGCGGTTCCTCTACCAAAAATACCTGTCGCCGGCGGACCGGGACCAGATCGCCCAGCAGCTGGGGCTCACCAACGCCCAGGTCATCACCTGGTTCCAGAACCGCCGCGCCAAGCTCAAGAGAGACCTGGAGGAGATGAAGGCCGACGTGGAATCGGCCAAAAAGCTGGGCCCCAACCCCGCCGTGGACATCGTGGCCTTGGCCGAGCTGGAGCCCAGCGCAGAGGGACGGGGCAAGGCGCGGCCCGggtccccgccgccgccccccgccgccgcccgggaGCCCGGCGCTCCgcagccgccccgccccgcctcGCCCCCCACGGAGCGGCCCCGCAGCCGCCGGGacagcgaggaggaggaggaagaggaggaggaggacgtgGAGATCGACGTGGATGACTGA